A genomic stretch from Bacterioplanes sanyensis includes:
- a CDS encoding penicillin-binding protein activator LpoB yields MPFTVSRLTSLTLLGAALALGSGCATKVSRVDPGQEIALSDRWNAKDSELVANEMIDDMLSFPWARDFSQNNNRRPTIIISRISNKSHEHIAIDTFVNDVKRSIIRSGRADFVAGGAERDAIRTERQDQELNARNAKAMGQEDAADFALSGSINSIVDQVGNDRVTFYQVDMKLIDMESNREVWNGQKKIQKLQEKNSFGF; encoded by the coding sequence ATGCCGTTTACTGTTTCCCGCCTGACTTCACTGACCTTGCTGGGCGCCGCTCTGGCGCTGGGTAGCGGCTGTGCGACGAAAGTGTCGCGCGTCGATCCAGGTCAGGAAATCGCGCTGTCAGACCGTTGGAATGCCAAAGATTCAGAGCTGGTGGCCAACGAAATGATCGACGATATGCTGTCGTTCCCATGGGCGCGTGACTTCTCGCAAAACAACAACCGTCGCCCAACCATTATTATCTCGCGCATTTCGAACAAGTCGCACGAGCACATTGCCATCGACACCTTCGTAAATGACGTGAAGCGCTCCATCATTCGCTCTGGTCGTGCCGACTTCGTTGCTGGCGGCGCTGAGCGTGACGCGATTCGTACCGAGCGTCAGGACCAGGAGCTGAACGCGCGCAACGCTAAGGCCATGGGTCAAGAAGATGCCGCCGACTTCGCGCTGTCTGGCAGCATTAACTCCATCGTTGACCAAGTGGGCAACGATCGTGTGACCTTCTATCAAGTGGACATGAAGCTGATCGACATGGAGTCAAACCGTGAAGTGTGGAATGGCCAGAAGAAGATCCAGAAGCTGCAAGAGAAAAACTCGTTTGGCTTCTAA